A window of the Streptomyces formicae genome harbors these coding sequences:
- a CDS encoding hydroxymethylglutaryl-CoA lyase, with amino-acid sequence MTEGLPMEVPVADLPPRVRIHEVGPRDGLQNEKEVVPTGVKAEFIHRLADAGLTTVEATSFVHPKWVPQLADAEELFPRLGDIEGVALPVLVPNERGLDRAIALGARRVAVFGSATETFAARNLNRTVDESLAMFEPVVARAKADRIHVRGYLSMCFGDPWEGKVPVHQVVRVARRLMDLGCDELSLGDTIGVATPGHVLSLLAELNEEGVPTSAIGVHFHDTYGQALANTLAALQHGVTTVDASAGGLGGCPYAKSATGNLATEDLVWMLHGLGIETGVDLGRLTATSVWLAGRLGRPSPSRTVRALAGTASHKES; translated from the coding sequence ATGACCGAGGGACTGCCGATGGAGGTGCCCGTCGCGGACCTTCCGCCACGGGTGCGGATCCATGAAGTGGGGCCCCGCGACGGGCTCCAGAACGAGAAGGAGGTCGTCCCCACCGGGGTGAAGGCGGAGTTCATCCACCGCCTCGCCGACGCCGGGCTGACCACCGTCGAGGCGACCAGCTTCGTCCACCCGAAGTGGGTGCCCCAACTGGCGGACGCCGAGGAGCTGTTCCCCCGGCTCGGCGACATCGAGGGCGTCGCCCTGCCCGTCCTCGTGCCGAACGAGCGCGGGCTTGACAGGGCCATCGCGCTCGGCGCGCGCCGGGTCGCCGTCTTCGGGTCGGCGACCGAGACCTTCGCCGCCCGCAACCTCAACCGCACGGTCGACGAGTCGCTCGCGATGTTCGAGCCGGTCGTCGCACGCGCGAAGGCCGACAGGATCCATGTCCGCGGCTATCTGTCGATGTGCTTCGGCGACCCCTGGGAGGGCAAGGTCCCCGTCCACCAGGTCGTCCGCGTCGCCAGGCGGCTGATGGACCTGGGCTGCGACGAGCTGAGCCTCGGCGACACCATCGGCGTCGCCACGCCCGGCCATGTCCTCTCCCTCCTCGCCGAGCTCAACGAGGAGGGCGTGCCCACCAGCGCCATCGGGGTCCACTTCCACGACACCTACGGCCAGGCGCTGGCCAACACGCTGGCCGCGCTTCAGCACGGCGTCACCACCGTCGACGCCTCCGCGGGCGGCCTCGGCGGCTGCCCCTATGCGAAGAGCGCCACCGGAAACCTCGCCACCGAAGATCTCGTGTGGATGCTCCACGGCCTCGGCATCGAGACCGGGGTCGACCTCGGCCGGCTCACCGCCACCAGTGTGTGGCTGGCCGGGCGGCTGGGCCGTCCCAGCCCTTCCCGTACCGTTCGCGCCCTCGCGGGCACGGCTTCCCACAAGGAGTCCTAG
- a CDS encoding acyl-CoA dehydrogenase family protein — translation MSLDHRLAPEHEELRRTVEEFAHDVIAPKIGDFYERHEFPYEIVREMGRMGLFGLPFPEEYGGMGGDYLALGIALEELARVDSSVAITLEAGVSLGAMPVYRFGTEEQKREWLPRMCSGEILGAFGLTEPDAGSDAGGTKTTAVRDEATGEWVINGSKCFITNSGTDITGLVTVTAVTGRTPEGKPLISSIIVPSGTPGFTVAAPYSKVGWNASDTRELSFSDVRVPFGNLLGEEGRGYAQFLRILDEGRIAIAALATGLAQGCVDESVKYAKERHAFGRPIGDNQAIQFKIADMEMKAHTARLSWRDAASRLVLGEPFKKEAALAKLYSSTVAVDNAREATQIHGGYGFMNEYPVARMWRDSKILEIGEGTSEVQRMLIARELGISP, via the coding sequence ATGTCCCTGGACCACCGCCTCGCCCCCGAGCACGAGGAACTCCGCCGCACGGTGGAGGAGTTCGCCCATGACGTCATCGCCCCGAAGATCGGCGACTTCTACGAGCGGCACGAGTTCCCGTACGAGATCGTCCGCGAGATGGGCCGGATGGGCCTGTTCGGCCTGCCCTTCCCCGAGGAGTACGGGGGCATGGGCGGCGACTATCTCGCCCTCGGCATCGCCCTGGAGGAGCTGGCCCGCGTCGACTCGTCCGTCGCGATCACCCTGGAGGCCGGGGTCTCGCTCGGCGCCATGCCGGTCTACCGCTTCGGCACCGAGGAACAGAAGCGCGAGTGGCTGCCCCGGATGTGCTCCGGCGAGATCCTCGGCGCCTTCGGGCTGACCGAGCCGGACGCCGGCTCCGACGCGGGCGGCACGAAGACCACCGCCGTGCGCGACGAGGCCACGGGCGAGTGGGTGATCAACGGCTCCAAGTGCTTCATCACCAACTCCGGTACGGACATCACGGGGCTGGTCACGGTCACCGCCGTCACCGGCCGCACCCCCGAGGGCAAGCCGCTCATCTCCTCGATCATCGTCCCCTCCGGCACCCCCGGCTTCACCGTCGCCGCCCCCTACTCGAAGGTGGGGTGGAACGCGTCGGACACGCGGGAGCTGTCCTTCTCCGACGTCCGCGTCCCGTTCGGGAACCTGCTCGGCGAGGAGGGCCGCGGCTACGCCCAGTTCCTGCGCATCCTCGACGAGGGCCGGATCGCCATCGCCGCCCTCGCGACGGGCCTCGCCCAGGGCTGTGTGGACGAGTCCGTGAAGTACGCGAAGGAGCGGCACGCCTTCGGCCGCCCGATCGGGGACAACCAGGCCATCCAGTTCAAGATCGCCGACATGGAGATGAAGGCGCACACCGCCCGCCTCTCCTGGCGCGACGCGGCCTCCCGGCTCGTCCTCGGCGAGCCCTTCAAGAAGGAGGCGGCGCTGGCGAAGCTGTACTCGTCGACGGTCGCCGTCGACAACGCCCGCGAGGCGACCCAGATCCACGGCGGCTACGGCTTCATGAACGAGTACCCGGTGGCCAGGATGTGGCGGGACTCCAAGATCCTGGAGATCGGCGAGGGCACGAGCGAGGTCCAGCGCATGCTGATCGCACGGGAGTTGGGGATTTCCCCGTGA
- a CDS encoding ABC transporter substrate-binding protein, with translation MPNARASHLTRRGLLAAGGALGLGAALAACGGESTSDSSTDAKKSGPWEFKDDRGQTAKAKSTPKNIVAFTGTAAALHDFGIEVKGVFGPTYVEDKAKGTKTPDVQAGDLDIDKVKVLGNVWGEFNVEQYAALAPELLITGMWEKDDLWYVPDQSKDKILKLAPSVALWASDMPMPKVLQRHVDLAESLGADVKTKKVTDAKAAFEKAAARLRAAAKAKPEIKVLIGSASADLFYVSAPGRPTDTLYLKELGVNFVTPAKLDDGGFFESLSWENVGKYKADVIMMDNRASAIQPDALKSKPTWAQLPAVKAGQIIPRVTEPIYSYEKCTPILDDLAEAIENAKKVA, from the coding sequence ATGCCCAACGCCCGCGCTTCCCATCTCACCCGTCGCGGTCTGCTTGCCGCGGGCGGCGCCCTCGGGCTCGGCGCCGCACTGGCCGCCTGCGGCGGCGAGTCGACGAGCGACTCGTCCACCGACGCCAAGAAGTCCGGTCCGTGGGAGTTCAAGGACGACCGCGGCCAGACGGCCAAGGCGAAGTCCACCCCGAAGAACATCGTGGCCTTCACCGGCACCGCCGCCGCACTCCACGACTTCGGCATCGAGGTCAAGGGCGTCTTCGGCCCGACGTACGTCGAGGACAAGGCGAAGGGCACCAAGACCCCCGACGTCCAGGCCGGCGACCTCGACATCGACAAGGTCAAGGTTCTCGGCAATGTCTGGGGCGAGTTCAACGTCGAGCAGTACGCGGCGCTCGCCCCCGAGCTGCTGATCACCGGCATGTGGGAGAAGGACGACCTCTGGTACGTGCCGGACCAGTCCAAGGACAAGATCCTCAAGCTGGCCCCGAGCGTCGCCCTGTGGGCCTCCGACATGCCCATGCCGAAGGTGCTCCAGCGCCACGTCGACCTGGCCGAGTCCCTGGGTGCCGACGTGAAGACCAAGAAGGTCACCGACGCCAAGGCCGCCTTCGAGAAGGCCGCCGCCCGGCTGCGCGCGGCCGCCAAGGCCAAGCCCGAGATCAAGGTGCTCATCGGCTCCGCCAGTGCCGACCTGTTCTACGTCTCCGCGCCGGGACGGCCGACCGACACGCTCTACCTCAAGGAGCTCGGCGTCAACTTCGTGACGCCCGCCAAGCTCGACGACGGCGGCTTCTTCGAGAGCCTCAGCTGGGAGAACGTCGGGAAGTACAAGGCCGACGTCATCATGATGGACAACCGCGCCTCGGCCATCCAGCCCGACGCCCTGAAGTCCAAGCCGACCTGGGCCCAGCTGCCCGCCGTCAAGGCCGGCCAGATCATCCCGCGCGTCACCGAGCCGATCTACTCGTACGAGAAGTGCACGCCGATCCTCGACGACCTCGCCGAGGCCATCGAGAACGCGAAGAAGGTCGCCTGA
- a CDS encoding siderophore-interacting protein, which translates to MTAAAAAPFRFFPLQVVRTRRLGPSLIRVTFGGEALQDFASGGRDQSLSLFLPHPGQEAPVVPVPEDGDMYAALGAWRALPDDVRAVMRSYTVREQRPDAGEHGEVDIDFAVHTDGGPACRWAQKASCGDRVTILGPAVADNTAVRFRLPGDADSVLLWADETALPAASAILESLPAGIRAQVWLEVPYAEDRLEPETAADATVTWLVRAEGAPSAVDAVRAADFAGSTPYAWIAGESGSVKALRRHLVNERGLDRRRVTFVGYWRRGLSEDALRETPDDV; encoded by the coding sequence ATGACGGCAGCCGCAGCCGCCCCGTTCCGTTTCTTCCCTCTCCAGGTCGTACGGACGCGGCGGCTCGGCCCGTCACTGATCCGTGTCACCTTCGGAGGAGAAGCCCTCCAGGACTTCGCCTCCGGGGGCCGCGACCAGTCCCTCTCCCTCTTCCTGCCGCACCCCGGCCAGGAGGCCCCGGTCGTGCCGGTGCCGGAGGACGGGGACATGTACGCCGCGCTCGGCGCCTGGCGTGCCCTGCCGGACGACGTACGGGCCGTGATGCGCTCGTACACCGTGCGGGAGCAGCGCCCGGACGCCGGTGAACACGGCGAGGTCGACATCGACTTCGCCGTCCACACGGATGGCGGCCCCGCCTGCCGCTGGGCGCAGAAGGCTTCCTGCGGTGACCGCGTCACCATCCTGGGCCCCGCGGTCGCGGACAACACGGCCGTGCGCTTCCGGCTGCCCGGCGACGCCGACTCCGTGCTCCTGTGGGCCGACGAGACGGCGCTGCCCGCCGCTTCGGCGATTCTGGAGTCACTGCCCGCCGGAATCCGCGCGCAGGTCTGGCTGGAAGTGCCGTACGCCGAGGACCGGTTGGAGCCGGAGACCGCGGCCGACGCGACCGTCACCTGGCTGGTCCGGGCCGAGGGCGCGCCCTCGGCCGTCGACGCGGTGCGCGCCGCCGACTTCGCCGGTTCCACCCCGTACGCCTGGATCGCCGGCGAGTCCGGCTCGGTCAAGGCGCTGCGCCGCCATCTGGTGAACGAGCGCGGACTGGACCGCCGCCGCGTCACGTTCGTCGGCTACTGGCGCAGGGGCCTCAGCGAGGACGCCCTGCGCGAGACCCCCGACGACGTCTGA
- a CDS encoding pyridoxal phosphate-dependent decarboxylase family protein, producing MRSHLLNDTTAEHYRRSVTEGVERVANKLATTRQPFTGITPDELAPVIDAVDLDRPLGDATAALDELEQVYLHDAVYFHHPRYLGHLNCPVVIPAVLGEAVLSAVNSSLDTWDQSAGGTLIERRLIDWTAGRIGLGPAADGVFTSGGTQSNLQAMLLAREEAKTDGLSKLRIFSSECSHFSVQKSATLLGLGRDAVVSIPTDRDKRMQTVSLAAELEKCRQDGLVPMAVVATAGTTDFGSIDPLPEIADLCTLYGAWMHVDAAYGCGLLASPTRRHLLEGIERADSVTVDYHKSFFQPVSSSALLVRDRATLRHATYHADYLNPRPTVEVGAPPVPEGLRGRIPNQVDKSLQTTRRFDALKLWMTLRVMGADGVGQLFDEVCDLAAEGWQLLAGDPRYDVVVEPSLSTLVFRYIPEHVTSPAEIDRANLYARKALFASGEAVVAGTKVDGRQYLKFTLLNPETTVHDIAAVLDLIAGHAEQYLGENLVHAS from the coding sequence ATGCGCTCGCACCTGCTCAATGACACAACGGCGGAGCACTACAGGCGCTCCGTGACCGAAGGAGTCGAGCGGGTGGCGAACAAACTCGCCACGACCCGGCAGCCGTTCACCGGGATCACCCCCGACGAGCTGGCCCCGGTGATCGACGCCGTCGACCTCGACCGGCCGCTCGGCGACGCCACCGCCGCGCTCGACGAGCTGGAGCAGGTCTACCTCCACGACGCGGTCTACTTCCACCACCCCCGCTACCTCGGCCACCTCAACTGCCCGGTCGTCATCCCCGCCGTCCTGGGCGAAGCGGTCCTCTCCGCCGTCAACTCCTCGCTCGACACCTGGGACCAGAGCGCCGGCGGCACCCTCATCGAGCGGCGCCTCATCGACTGGACCGCCGGCCGGATCGGCCTCGGGCCCGCCGCCGACGGCGTCTTCACCAGCGGCGGCACCCAGTCCAACCTCCAGGCGATGCTCCTGGCCCGCGAAGAGGCCAAGACGGACGGCCTGTCGAAGCTCCGCATCTTCTCCTCCGAGTGCAGCCACTTCAGCGTCCAGAAGTCCGCGACGCTCCTCGGCCTCGGCCGCGACGCCGTCGTCTCGATCCCCACCGACCGGGACAAGCGGATGCAGACGGTCTCCCTCGCCGCCGAGCTGGAGAAGTGCCGGCAGGACGGGCTGGTCCCGATGGCGGTCGTCGCCACCGCCGGCACCACCGACTTCGGCTCCATCGACCCGCTTCCCGAGATCGCCGACCTGTGCACGCTCTACGGCGCCTGGATGCACGTGGATGCCGCGTACGGCTGCGGACTGCTCGCATCGCCCACCCGGCGCCACCTCCTGGAGGGCATCGAGCGCGCCGACTCCGTCACCGTCGACTACCACAAGTCCTTCTTCCAGCCGGTGAGTTCCTCCGCCCTGCTGGTACGGGACCGGGCGACGCTGCGCCACGCCACGTACCACGCGGACTACCTCAACCCGCGGCCAACGGTGGAGGTGGGGGCACCTCCCGTGCCCGAAGGGCTACGGGGCAGGATCCCGAACCAGGTCGACAAGTCGCTCCAGACCACCCGCCGCTTCGACGCGCTCAAGCTGTGGATGACCCTGCGCGTCATGGGCGCCGACGGGGTCGGGCAGCTCTTCGACGAGGTCTGCGACCTCGCGGCCGAGGGCTGGCAGCTGCTCGCCGGCGACCCGCGCTACGACGTCGTCGTGGAGCCGAGCCTGTCCACCCTCGTCTTCCGCTACATCCCGGAGCACGTCACCTCCCCGGCCGAGATCGACCGGGCCAACCTCTACGCCCGCAAGGCCCTGTTCGCCTCCGGCGAGGCCGTCGTTGCCGGGACGAAGGTCGACGGCCGCCAGTACCTGAAATTCACCCTGCTGAACCCCGAGACGACCGTGCACGACATCGCCGCCGTCCTCGATCTGATAGCCGGCCACGCCGAGCAGTACCTTGGAGAGAACCTTGTCCACGCTTCCTGA